In the genome of Massilia sp. UMI-21, the window CCAGATCGCCCGCGACGGCAGCGCCACCATCTGGCTCGACCTGCTGCCCGACCTCGACCCCGCGCGGGTCGCGCGCGAAGTGGCGCGGCCGCGCGGCTCGCGCTCGATGTCGAGCCACCTGCAGGGCCGCCTGGGAATCAAGGGTGTCAAGGCCGGACTGCTGCACGAATGCCTGTCGAAACAGGATTACGCCGATCCGGACCGGCTGGCGGCCGCGCTCAAGGCGCTGCCGCTGGTGCTGCGCCGCCCGCGCCCGATCGACGAGGCGATCAGCAGCGCGGGCGGGGTGCGCTTCGACGCACTGGCGCCGGACAGCACCATGCTGCGCGCGCTGCCCGGCGTGTTCGTGGCGGGGGAAATGGTCGACTGGGAGGCGCCGACCGGCGGTTACCTGCTCACCGCCTGCTTCGGCAGCGGCCGCGCCGCCGGGCGCGACGCGCTGGCCTGGCTCGGGCTTACTCCGAAAAAGTGACCGCGCCGCTGCCGGTGCGGCTGACGCTGCGCTCGGCCGGATTGCCGACCACTTCGATATCGCCGCTGCCCGAGATCGAGGCCGCGACCTTCTCGCGCGCATGCACCGTGCTCCGGCCGGAACCGGTCTGGCTGACCTGGACGGTCTCGGCGCGCAGGTGGCGCGCATCGAGTTCGCCCGAGCCGCTGGCGTTGGCGTGCAGTTCGTGGGTGCTGCCGACGATGGTCATGTGTCCCGACCCGGTGAGCAGCGCGTCGAAGCGCGCGATGCCGGCGCCGCCGTTCAGGTCGAGTTCGCCATTGCCGCTGAGGGCCGCGTCCACCTCGCGAAAACGCCCGTTGAAGCGCAGGCTGCCGCGGCCTTCCATGCGCACTTCGATGCGTTCGCCCGAAAAACCGTTGACCGTGCTGTCGCCGCTGCCGTCCACCGTGACGCTGTCCAGGCCGGGCAGGACCAGGTCGACCTGGAGCGGGTGGCGGCGGCTCAGCACCATGCCGCGGATGCCGATGTGCAGGACGGCGCCGTCCGCGCTGATGTCGACATTGTCGAGCAGGCGGGTTTCGCCGCGCACCTTGAGCGAAGGCGTGGCGCCATAGCGCAGTGTCAGGTTGATCGGGCCCTCGAGGTCGACGGCCTTGACGCCGGCCGGCACTTCGCGCGTCTCGCTCGCCACCCGGCGGCCCTCGGCGGCCGCGGTCACGCCATTGGCGCGCAGCGCGGCGTAGCTCAGGCCGATCAGGACAAACGCCAGCAACAGCAGGCTGAACCCGACTTTCAGCAATGCCCGCATGGTTCAGGCTCCCTTCAGCAGCGACAGGTTCATGTTGAGGTAGCGCCGCAGTCCGACCAAGGTGTACCTGGTAATCACCAGCGACACCAGGAACAGCAGGATCCCGCCCAGCAGCATGGCCAGGCCGAACAGGGTCTGGGTGGTACGCGACTCGCCGTCCATGTCGGTGGTGATCTGGATGCCGGCATCGGCGACCTTCTCGGCGCGCCGGATCACCACCGAGGAAGCGGCCGCCTCGTCCGGGTCGTCCTGGGCGTCGGCGTCGGCGTCGGGCAGGCGATCCTCCTCGATATGGATGCCCTGCTGGCCGATCGAGACGCGGGTGCGCCCGTTCTCGATCCGTTCGCGGCGCTCGCCGGATTCGAGGACCTCGATCCGGTGCAGCGGATTGTTCAGGATCAGCTCGTTGGCGCCGGCCAGGCCGCTGGCCGTGATGGCGATGCCCGACACGTAGAAGCCGAGCGCGGTGCCGTAAACGGCCACCAGCAGCGAGGCGTACACGGCGGCGGGAATCGCCATGAACAGGTTGAAGACCAGCAGGCCGGCGCCGGCCACGACCATGCGCAGCGCATTCGCGGGCGACTTCTTGTCGTTGAACGCACTCAGGTGGGCGCTGGCGCGCAAGCTCACCGCCACCTTGCGCGGGTCGCCCAGCTCCTCGGCGATGCTCCTCTCGGTGCGTCCGGCCGCCATGCCGTCCACGAAACGCTGCTCGTACCAGGCCAGGGTCTTGGCCTGGGTGGCCGGCGGCAGGCCGCCCATGGCGCGCTTGAGCGCATCGAGATATTCCAGTTTGCCCATGTTGTGCGGTTCCTAGTGATGTGCGAGGACGGGAATCGCACCGATCGCCAGCGCGGTGGCCGGCGCCGAGCCGCCGATGAGTTCGGGCTGGACCAGCACGGCCGTGCTGGCCGCCACCAGCATGACCAGGGCCAGGGCGCGCACGCCGAGTCGGAAGTTACGCATGTTATTCAATCCGTCAGACCTGTTTCGATGCTATGAGCTTACGGAAGGGGACGCAGCCGCGCCATCACCGTGCGACAGGCTGCGTTTTTCGCGGGGCAGGGCGCGGTAGGCGCCGATAAGCTTCGCCGCCGCCAGGCCGCTGCGTACCGCGGTTTCCAGCGTGGCCGGGTAGTCGCTGGCGGTGTAGTCGCCCGCCAGCACCAGCCCCGGCAGGGGGGTAGCGCCCGCCGGCCGCGCCAGGTCCGGGGTGCAGGAGAAGGTCGCGCGCTTTTCCGTGATCACCCGCGACCAGCGCGGCGCCGCCAGCTCCGGCCGGCGCAGGTCCTGCGCCAGCTGGGCCGCGATGGCGGATGCGAGCGCATCCTGCTCGAGTGCGGCGGCCTCGCCGGCGGCGCTGACCACCACCGCGAGCAGCCCCGGCTGGGCGGCGTCGAGCTGGCCCCGATCGAAGACGAACTGGCCCCAGCGCCCGCCGGCCGGATCGTCCAGCAGCGCATGGAAGGGCAGGTCGAGGCGCACGGCCGGATCGTATTGCAGGTAGCAGGTGGCGATCGGTTCGTAGGCCAGGGCCGCCAGCTGCTGCGCGAGCGCCGGCGCGAGCGGTGCGATCAGGTCGGCCGATTGTGTCGCCGGGGTGGCCAGCACCACGGCGTCGACGTGCCGCGCGCCGTTCGAGAGCGTGAGCTGCCAGCCGCCTGCGGTGGCGGTGATGCCGGTGGCCTTGACCCCGGTCAGCACCTGGCCGCCATGTGCTTCGACGTAGCGCGCGGCGGCCTGTGGGAACAGGGCGCCCATGTCCATGCGCGGCAGCAGCATGTCCGAGGCGGCGCGGCGCTTGGCGCCGAGGCTGTCGCGCAGGACGGCCAGGAACACCTTGGCCGACGCGCGTTCCGGCGGGGTGTTCAGCGCCGCGATGCACAGCGGATGCCAGAGCAGGCGGTTCAGGCGCGGGGTCTGGTCGAAACGGGCCAGCAGTTCGGCGACCGTGCAGTCCTGGTACAGCACCCAGCCCATCCAGCGCGCGGTGGTGGTGAAGCGCGCCAGTGCGAGCTTGTCCTCGCGCGCCAGGCCCTTGGCGCGCAGCAGGGCGCCGAACAGGTGCAGCGGCGCGGGCCAGTGGGGGGCGAGGAAGTCCATGCCGCCGCTGCCCTCGGGATAGCGCATCTGCACCGGCAGGCGCAACAGGGCGGTCTCGGGGTCGATCCCGACCTGGCGCAGCAGGCCCAGGGTCTCGCCATAGGCGCCCAGCAGGATGTGCTGGCCGTTGTCGAGGGTGGTGCCCTTCAGTTCGCCCCCCAGCTCGACCGCGCGGGCCCGCCCGCCGAGACTGCGCGCGCTTTCCACCAGGCCGACCCGGACGCCGGCGGCGGCCAGCGCGACGGCGGCGGCGCAGCCGGCCCAGCCGCCGCCGACGACGGCGACCTCGAACCCGCCACTAGGTGCGGACATAGGTTTTCCAGGCCAGCCACAGCTTGCGCAGCGGCGTGAGCGAGATGCGCTGGTTCAGCACCTGGAAGTTCTCTCGCGCGATTTCATCGAGCAGGGTGCGGTAGATCGCCGCCATCATCAGCCCCGGGCGCTGGGCGCGCCGGTCTTCCTTCGGCAACAGGGCCAGCGCTTCGTCGTAGGTGCGCTGGGCGCGCTCGTTCTGGAAACGCATCAGCGCCTCGAACTTCTCGCCGTGGCGGAAATTCAGGATGTCGGCCGCCGTCACGTTGAACTGCTGCAGTTCGTTGACCGGGATGTAGATGCGGCCCTTGCGCGCGTCGTCGCCGACGTCGCGGATGATGTTGGTGAGCTGGAAGGCCAGGCCGAGCTTCTCGGCATAGGCCAGGGTCTGCGGGTTGCTGTAGCCGAAGATGCTGGCCGACAGGATGCCGACCACGCCCGCCGCCCGCCAGCAATACTTCTGCAGGCCGGGGAAGTCGAGGTAGCGGCTCTGGTCCAGGTCCATCTCCATGCCGTCGATGATCGCCTGCAGGTGCTGTTCTTCGAGCCGGTAGGCGGCGACGTGGGGCTGCAGCGCCTGGGTCACCGGGTGGGTCGGGCTGCCCTTGTACATGGTCGACACCTCGGTGCGCCACCAGGCCAGCTTGATGCGGGCGACCGAAGCGTCGGAGGTGTCGTCGACGGTATCGTCGACCTCGCGGCAGAAGGCGTACAGCGCGGTGATCGCGCGGCGGCGCTCGGGCGGCAGGAACAGGAAGCTGTAGTAGAAACTGGAGCCGCTTTGGACCGTCTTTTGCTGGCAGTATTCGTCGGGGGACATGTATTTATTCTTCGTTGCTGATGGCGTGGTATGCGCTGCGAATCCGCTATCTTAGCCGATGCGGCCACGGCGTAGGGTGGTCGGCTCTGCCGACCGCGCGTTCAATTCCCGCTCGTTTGGACGGATCGATTATTCTTCTGTTGGCTGAACCCGCCCGCCCTACGAAAAACGGATCACGATGCGTCACATCCGCAGGGCGCGCCAGCCGACCACGAGCCAGTCGGGCGGCGCCAGGGTCGGGCGGCGGCGGAACACGTCGTAGTCGGCGCGCTCGATCGCTTCCAGGATGCGCAGGCCGCCCTGCACCATGAGGCGCAGCTCCCAGCCGATCCGGCCGGGCAGGCGGTATGCCAGCGGGGCGCCGCCCAGCATCAGGGCGCGCGCCCGGTCGACCTCGAAGCGCATCAGCGCGCGCCAGGCCGGGGTCGCGGGGCTCGCCGCCAGTTCGGCCTCGCTCAGGCCATGGCGCTCGAGGTCTTCGAGCGGAAGGTAGATGCGACCCTTGGCCAGGTCGATCGCCACGTCCTGCCAGAAGTTGATGAGCTGCAGCGCGGTGCAGATCGCATCCGAATCGCGCAGGTTGCGCTCGTCCACGGCATCGTAGAGTTCCAGCATCAGGCGCCCGACCGGATTGGCCGAACGGCGGCAATAGTCGAGCAGGCGCGTGTAGTCGGCATAACGGCTGGTCACCACGTCCTGGCGGAAGGCCGACAGCAGGTCGTGCATCGGGCCGACCGGCAGCCGGAAATCGCGCACCACGCCGGCCAGGCGCGCAAACAGCGGGTCGGCCGGCACCAGGCCGCGCTCGATCGCCGCCAGTTCCTGCCCGTAGCGCTCCAGCTCGGCCAGCCGCGCGGGCGGCGCGGCATCGCCTTCGTCGGCGATATCGTCGGCGCTGCGCGCAAAGGCATAGATGGCCTCCACGGCCGGCACCAGGCGGCGCGGCAGCAGGAAGGAGGCAACCGGGAAGTTCTCGTAATGCTCGACTGGCATAGTTGACTGATGACTCTACTATCAGGTTCTCGTCTGTTTCGCTGATTATAATTGCTTGTTTACAAATGCCCTAACTTGGCAACTGGTTTGGCACATCACGCACAAGGGATCCACGTGTTCGCTTTTTCGACGTTCGCGCTCGCTGCTGGTGTTTCTCACCGGGCCGCTGGGCGTCGCGGGCGCGGCGCTGGCCGTGATTCCCCTGTCGCGCTCGGTGTTCCGGGGACCGATGGCGGTGGCGATCATGGGCGGGCTGCTGGTGGCGGCCGGGAGGGGCACGCCCTGAGCGGCGCCGGCGGCGCACTGCTTTACCCGGCTTTTCCCGGCCTTGCGAGGCATGTCCAATCTGCAGTGTTGTCGTTCGGCAACATATCCCGGCTTTTTGCGCCCCCTGAGAAATCGCAAATTGAATGGATGACGGGGCGGTGCTACCCTGCTTGCACCAAAATGCGGCGGAATCTGACGCGGCATATCTGCAGGGAGCGTAAGCGTTTTGTCAATTTCACCGTACCACGGCGCCGGCGGCGCCCCACGCGATGACGCGTACGGCCTGCAACAACTGCAAGCCGGACTGGCTGCGAGTGCGGCCCTGTCGCAGCGGCTCGGCGCAGGCGGCGGCCGCCCGCTCTGCGAACGTATCGGCGCGCTGCTGCACGAACTGACGCATGCCGAACACAGCTTCGTGGCGCTGCGCACCAGCGGCCCTCCCGAGGCGTGCGCCTACCTGCATCGTGCCGTGCCGCCCTTCGGTGCCGGCGACCTGGCCGACGCGGCCGAACGCCTGCTGGAGCGCCTGGGGCCGGGGACCATCGCCACCCGGACGGTGCGGGGCACGCGCTTTCTTGCCGCCGCCCTGACGGCAGACGGGATCGAAGTGCTGGGCGCGCTGTGCTTTGCCGTGCGCGACGGCAGTGCGGTCGACGCCGCGTTCGACACCGCGGCCCTGCTGCGGCTGGCGGAGCAGGGCGCACTGCGGCTGGCGGCGCAAGCGCGGGCAGGGCGGTCGGCAGGGCAGGCTGCCGGAGCCCGCGACTCCCGCGACCCGTGGCGCCTGCCCGAGGCCGGCACCGAGCTGGGCTTGCTGCGTACGCTGGTCGACAACATGCCCGACTATATCTACGCCAAGGACCGTAACGGGCGCTTCGTTTTCGCGAATCGCGCCGCCGCGATCGGTATCCTGGGCAGCTACGACCTGCCGGCCCTGATCGGCAAGTCCGACCTGGATTTCTATCCGCTTGCCTGCGGCCAGCGCTTCTTCACGGACGAGCAGACGATCATCCGCTCCGGCCAGCCGATCATCGACCAGGTCGAGGAGAACCTGAGCAAGGACGGCACGCTGCGTTATTTTTCGACCACCAAATTACCGTTCTACAATCAAGACGGCGCAGCGGCGGGTATCGTGGGGATCTCGCGCGACATCAGCGCGCGGGTCGGCGCCGACGAAGTCGCCCGGATCCGCGATCGTGCCGTCGAATCCAGCCAGGACGGGATCCTGATTACCAGCGCTGCCGGCGAGGATCATCCGGTGATCTACAGCAACCCTGCCTTCGAGCGCCTGACCGGCTTCGGGACGGCCGAGGCCAGGCGCTGCGGCATCGAACGCTTCCTGCGCGAGCCCATGCAGGCCGGCCCGGCCGGCGGTGGGCAGCAGCCGGCCGAGCGCGGCGCGCTGATTGCCGGCCACGGCCAGCAGCGGGTGTTGCGCTGCGTACGCAGGGACGGCTCGGCGTTCTGGTGCGAAGTGCGGCTGGCCACCATCTGTGCGCCCGACGGTCGCGCCACCCACCACGTGTTCACGTTCATCGACGTGACGGCCGCCCACGCCGCCGAGGCGGAACTGATTCAATTGGCCGGCCATGACGCGCTCACCGGCCTGCCCAACCGGCGCATGCTGATGGCGCGGCTGGACTCCGAACTCCATGCCGGCGCGGCCGGAAAGCCTGGGCTGGCGGTGGCGTTCATCGACCTGGACGGTCTCAAGCGCCTGAACGACGAGCACGGCCATGAGGCCGGCGATGTCCTGCTGCGCGCGGTTGCCGACCGGATATCGCGCCGGATTCGCAAGTCCGACATGATTGCACGTCTCGGTGGCGACGAGTTCGTGCTGGTCTCCCTGCACGGCGGCGGCGTCTGCAGTCCGGACGAGGTGCGCGAATTCCTGGGCAAGGTCATGGACGGCATCGCCCAGCCGCTGGCGGTGGCCGGGACGACCGTGATGCCGAGCTGCAGCATCGGCGTCAGTCTCTACGGTACGCACGGGGCCGATGGCGAGACGCTGCTCAGGCGCGCGGATGCCGCGATGTACAGCGCCAAGCGCTGCGGCCCCGGCCGCATCGCCTTCGCGGACGCGGCGTGAACCCCGGTCGCGCCGATATGGATGAGATGCCCGTGCCCGTATGGCTGAGTTGCACTCCTCGCACGCCTAGCAAAAAACGCCCAATAGTGTCAGAAAATCCAGTAAAATAATCGATTGAAGTTGTAGCCCCTAAACAGAGGAGTGCAGGGCGGCCGGTTTCACTGTCGGGCGCCCTTTGTTTTTGTGGCAAAAAATGCAATCCTGCGCGAGGATGGCGAAATTGGTAGACGCACCAGGTTTAGGTCCTGACGCCAGCAATGGTGTGGGGGTTCGAGTCCCCCTCCTCGCACCACGAATAATTATTTTTTTGGACGATTTTTATAATGGCAACTGCAGTCGAAACCCTGGGTAAACTCGAGCGTCGCTTGACGATCACTTTTCCGGTAGCTGACGTCCGTACGGAGGTCGAAAAGCGCCTCAAGAAGCAGGCCAAGACGGCAAAGGCCCCGGGCTTCCGCCCAGGTAAGGTGCCGCTCAAGATGGTCGCTGCGCAATACGGTTACCAGATCGAATCGGACGTGCTGAACGACAAGGTCGGCCGTGCGTTCAACGAAGCCGCCAACGAGAACCAGCTGCGCGTTGCCGGCTTCCCGAAAATCGAGCCGAAAGAGGACGCGCCGGAAGGCATGCTGGCTTTTGACGCGACTTTCGAAGTCTATCCGGACGTCGTGATCGGCGACCTGGCCAATGTCGACGTCGAGACCGTGACCGCCGACGTGAGCGACGCCGAAATCGACAAGACCATCGACATCCTGCGCAAGCAGCGCGTGCACTACCACACCAAGGGCGAAGCGGGCGAGCACGGCACCGGCGGCGAAGCCGTGGCAGCCAACGGCGACCGCGTCACCGTCGACTTCGTCGGCAAGATCGACGGCGAAGAGTTCGCCGGCGGCAAGGCCGAGAACTACGCTTTCGTGCTGGGCGAAGGCCGCATGCTGCCGGAATTCGAAGCCGCGACCGTGGGCCTGAAGGTCGGCGAGAGCAAGACCTTCCCGCTGCCTTTCCCTGAGGATTACCACGGCAAGGACGTGGCAGGCAAGACCGCCGAGTTCACCATCACCCTGAACAAGCTCGAGTGGGCCCACATGCCGGAAGTCGACGCGGAATTCGCCAAGTCGCTCGGTATCGAAGACGGCTCGATCGAGAAAATGCGCGAAGACATCAAGACCAACCTGCAGCGTGAAGTCAACGCCCGCATCAAGGCGCGCAACAAGGAAGCCGTGATGGATGCGCTGGTCGCAGCCACCGACCTGGAAGTGCCGAAGGCCATGATCCAGCAGGATTCGGAGCGCCTGGCCGAGATGACCCGCCAGGACATGATGCAGCGTGGCATGGACGTCAAGGCGATGCCATTCCCGGCCGAGATGTTCGCCGACAAGGCCGAGCGCCGCGTGCGCCTGGGCCTGATCCTCTCGCAACTGGTCTCGGATAACAACCTGCAGGCAACGCAAGAGCAGGTCAAGGCCCAGATCGAAGACTTCTCGCAGAGCTACGAAGATCCGAAAGAAGTCCTGAAGTACTACTACAGCGACCGCCGCCGCCTGGCCGAAGTGGAAGCGCTTGTATTGGAAGAAAACGTCGTTAACTATGTCCTCGGCAAGGCCAAGGTCGGCAGCAAGACCATCGCTTTCGATGAACTGATGGGCGGCAACCCACAGGGTTAAGCAATTTCCAACCCGAAAGGGTGGAATGTGGTTCAATCGTAGGGTGGGCAGGTCTCCTGCCCACGCGTTCACACCGTGTTGAAACTGCCCGCGCGGCTGTTTCATGGGGCTGCTTGAACGCGTGGGCGGCGAAGCCGCCCACCCTACGTGTCTGTGAGAACCGCACGCACCTGCTAAGATTGGATTTCTGAACCCCTATTTACAAGGAACGAGACAGGTATGATTCGTAATCCGGCATTGGATACCCAAGCACTCGGCCTCGTGCCGATGGTGGTCGAACAAAGCGGCCGCGGCGAGCGCGCCTATGACATCTACTCGCGCCTCCTCAAGGAGCGCGTCATTTTCCTGGTCGGCCCTGTCAATGACCAGATGGCCAACCTGATCGTGGCCCAGATGCTGTTCCTGGAAAGCGAGAATCCGGACAAGGACATTTCGCTCTACATCAACTCGCCGGGCGGTTCGGTCTCGGCGGGCCTGGCGATCTTCGACACGATGAACTTCATCAAGCCGGACGTCTCGACCCTGTGCACCGGCCTGGCCGCCTCGATGGGCGCCTTCCTGCTGGCCGCCGGCGCCAAGGGCAAGCGGTTCTCGCTGCCGAACTCGCGCGTGATGATCCACCAGCCGTCCGGCGGTTCGCAGGGCATGGCCTCGGACATCGAGATCCAGGCCAAGGAAATCCTGTACCTGCGCGAGCGCCTGGCGCGCATCATGGCCGATAACACCGGCCAGAGTATCGAGCAGATCCACAGGGACACCGACCGCGACCGCTTCATGTCGGCGGAAGAGGCGGTCGAGTACGGTATGATTGACCGTGTTCTGACCAACCGCGCATAAATCGCCAACACCAAGCCAACAAGGTGTTGCCAAAAAACGCCCGGGCGGATGCACGTTCGGGCGTTTCGTTTTTATTTCAGGTAGCATGTTCGTGTGCGCACTTGTTGCGTACCCGTATTGGCGATATATTCATTGCAATTAATTAAATTACCTGCCCATGTCTGACAAAAAATCCTCCAGCGGCGAAAAACTTCTGTACTGCTCGTTCTGCGGAAAGAGCCAGCACGAAGTCAAGAAGCTGATCGCGGGACCGTCGGTGTTCATCTGCGATGAATGCATCG includes:
- a CDS encoding DUF2807 domain-containing protein → MRALLKVGFSLLLLAFVLIGLSYAALRANGVTAAAEGRRVASETREVPAGVKAVDLEGPINLTLRYGATPSLKVRGETRLLDNVDISADGAVLHIGIRGMVLSRRHPLQVDLVLPGLDSVTVDGSGDSTVNGFSGERIEVRMEGRGSLRFNGRFREVDAALSGNGELDLNGGAGIARFDALLTGSGHMTIVGSTHELHANASGSGELDARHLRAETVQVSQTGSGRSTVHAREKVAASISGSGDIEVVGNPAERSVSRTGSGAVTFSE
- a CDS encoding DUF1700 domain-containing protein, which encodes MGKLEYLDALKRAMGGLPPATQAKTLAWYEQRFVDGMAAGRTERSIAEELGDPRKVAVSLRASAHLSAFNDKKSPANALRMVVAGAGLLVFNLFMAIPAAVYASLLVAVYGTALGFYVSGIAITASGLAGANELILNNPLHRIEVLESGERRERIENGRTRVSIGQQGIHIEEDRLPDADADAQDDPDEAAASSVVIRRAEKVADAGIQITTDMDGESRTTQTLFGLAMLLGGILLFLVSLVITRYTLVGLRRYLNMNLSLLKGA
- a CDS encoding FAD-dependent oxidoreductase, whose translation is MSAPSGGFEVAVVGGGWAGCAAAVALAAAGVRVGLVESARSLGGRARAVELGGELKGTTLDNGQHILLGAYGETLGLLRQVGIDPETALLRLPVQMRYPEGSGGMDFLAPHWPAPLHLFGALLRAKGLAREDKLALARFTTTARWMGWVLYQDCTVAELLARFDQTPRLNRLLWHPLCIAALNTPPERASAKVFLAVLRDSLGAKRRAASDMLLPRMDMGALFPQAAARYVEAHGGQVLTGVKATGITATAGGWQLTLSNGARHVDAVVLATPATQSADLIAPLAPALAQQLAALAYEPIATCYLQYDPAVRLDLPFHALLDDPAGGRWGQFVFDRGQLDAAQPGLLAVVVSAAGEAAALEQDALASAIAAQLAQDLRRPELAAPRWSRVITEKRATFSCTPDLARPAGATPLPGLVLAGDYTASDYPATLETAVRSGLAAAKLIGAYRALPREKRSLSHGDGAAASPSVSS
- the hpnD gene encoding presqualene diphosphate synthase HpnD encodes the protein MSPDEYCQQKTVQSGSSFYYSFLFLPPERRRAITALYAFCREVDDTVDDTSDASVARIKLAWWRTEVSTMYKGSPTHPVTQALQPHVAAYRLEEQHLQAIIDGMEMDLDQSRYLDFPGLQKYCWRAAGVVGILSASIFGYSNPQTLAYAEKLGLAFQLTNIIRDVGDDARKGRIYIPVNELQQFNVTAADILNFRHGEKFEALMRFQNERAQRTYDEALALLPKEDRRAQRPGLMMAAIYRTLLDEIARENFQVLNQRISLTPLRKLWLAWKTYVRT
- the hpnC gene encoding squalene synthase HpnC → MPVEHYENFPVASFLLPRRLVPAVEAIYAFARSADDIADEGDAAPPARLAELERYGQELAAIERGLVPADPLFARLAGVVRDFRLPVGPMHDLLSAFRQDVVTSRYADYTRLLDYCRRSANPVGRLMLELYDAVDERNLRDSDAICTALQLINFWQDVAIDLAKGRIYLPLEDLERHGLSEAELAASPATPAWRALMRFEVDRARALMLGGAPLAYRLPGRIGWELRLMVQGGLRILEAIERADYDVFRRRPTLAPPDWLVVGWRALRM
- a CDS encoding diguanylate cyclase, which codes for MSISPYHGAGGAPRDDAYGLQQLQAGLAASAALSQRLGAGGGRPLCERIGALLHELTHAEHSFVALRTSGPPEACAYLHRAVPPFGAGDLADAAERLLERLGPGTIATRTVRGTRFLAAALTADGIEVLGALCFAVRDGSAVDAAFDTAALLRLAEQGALRLAAQARAGRSAGQAAGARDSRDPWRLPEAGTELGLLRTLVDNMPDYIYAKDRNGRFVFANRAAAIGILGSYDLPALIGKSDLDFYPLACGQRFFTDEQTIIRSGQPIIDQVEENLSKDGTLRYFSTTKLPFYNQDGAAAGIVGISRDISARVGADEVARIRDRAVESSQDGILITSAAGEDHPVIYSNPAFERLTGFGTAEARRCGIERFLREPMQAGPAGGGQQPAERGALIAGHGQQRVLRCVRRDGSAFWCEVRLATICAPDGRATHHVFTFIDVTAAHAAEAELIQLAGHDALTGLPNRRMLMARLDSELHAGAAGKPGLAVAFIDLDGLKRLNDEHGHEAGDVLLRAVADRISRRIRKSDMIARLGGDEFVLVSLHGGGVCSPDEVREFLGKVMDGIAQPLAVAGTTVMPSCSIGVSLYGTHGADGETLLRRADAAMYSAKRCGPGRIAFADAA
- a CDS encoding trigger factor — its product is MATAVETLGKLERRLTITFPVADVRTEVEKRLKKQAKTAKAPGFRPGKVPLKMVAAQYGYQIESDVLNDKVGRAFNEAANENQLRVAGFPKIEPKEDAPEGMLAFDATFEVYPDVVIGDLANVDVETVTADVSDAEIDKTIDILRKQRVHYHTKGEAGEHGTGGEAVAANGDRVTVDFVGKIDGEEFAGGKAENYAFVLGEGRMLPEFEAATVGLKVGESKTFPLPFPEDYHGKDVAGKTAEFTITLNKLEWAHMPEVDAEFAKSLGIEDGSIEKMREDIKTNLQREVNARIKARNKEAVMDALVAATDLEVPKAMIQQDSERLAEMTRQDMMQRGMDVKAMPFPAEMFADKAERRVRLGLILSQLVSDNNLQATQEQVKAQIEDFSQSYEDPKEVLKYYYSDRRRLAEVEALVLEENVVNYVLGKAKVGSKTIAFDELMGGNPQG
- the clpP gene encoding ATP-dependent Clp endopeptidase proteolytic subunit ClpP, with protein sequence MIRNPALDTQALGLVPMVVEQSGRGERAYDIYSRLLKERVIFLVGPVNDQMANLIVAQMLFLESENPDKDISLYINSPGGSVSAGLAIFDTMNFIKPDVSTLCTGLAASMGAFLLAAGAKGKRFSLPNSRVMIHQPSGGSQGMASDIEIQAKEILYLRERLARIMADNTGQSIEQIHRDTDRDRFMSAEEAVEYGMIDRVLTNRA